A single Candidatus Krumholzibacteriota bacterium DNA region contains:
- a CDS encoding dodecin domain-containing protein, translating into MSVAKVTEISASSPKSFEDAVKEGIARASKTLEQIEGAWVKGQKVVCKDGRITEYRVDMKVTFVLKD; encoded by the coding sequence ATGTCTGTGGCAAAGGTGACCGAGATCAGCGCCTCGTCCCCGAAGAGCTTCGAGGATGCCGTCAAGGAGGGCATCGCGCGGGCCAGCAAGACCCTCGAGCAGATCGAGGGCGCGTGGGTCAAGGGGCAGAAGGTCGTCTGCAAGGATGGCAGGATCACCGAGTACCGGGTCGACATGAAGGTGACCTTCGTGCTGAAGGACTAG